One Rhinolophus sinicus isolate RSC01 linkage group LG06, ASM3656204v1, whole genome shotgun sequence DNA window includes the following coding sequences:
- the KIF2C gene encoding kinesin-like protein KIF2C isoform X2, translated as MDSSLQARLFPGLAINIQRSNGLVHSACVRTVNLDKACVSVEWTEGGATKGKEIDFDDVAAINPELLQPLPLHPKDNLPLQENVTVQKQKRRSVNSKIPAPKEGLRSRSTRMSTVPEVRITTQENDMEVELPAPANSRKQFSVPIRRKSCIVKEMEKMKSKREEKRAQNSEMRVKRAQEYDNTFPNWEFARMIKEFRATLDCHPLTLTDPTEEHRICVCVRKRPLNKQELTKKEIDVISIPSKCLLFVHEPKLKVDLTKYLENQAFCFDFAFDEMASNEVVYRFTARPLVHTIFQGGKATCFAYGQTGSGKTHTMGGDLSGKAQNASKGIYAMASRDVFLLKNQPRYRNMGLEVYVTFFEIYNGKLFDLLNKKAKLRVLEDGRQQVQVVGLQEHLVSCADDVIKMIDVGSACRTSGQTFANSTSSRSHACFQILLRTKGRLHGKFSLVDLAGNERGADTSSADRQTRMEGAEINKSLLALKECIRALGQNKAHTPFRESKLTQVLRDSFIGENSRTCMIAMISPGISSCEYTLNTLRYADRVKELSPHSGPSGERLTQMETEEMEASSSGALIAGDFSEEEEELSSQMSSFNEAMTQIRELEERAMEELKEIIQQGPGWLELSEMTEQPDYDLETFVNKAEAGLAQQAKHFSALQDIIKALRLAMQLEEQASKQLSHKKRP; from the exons ATGGACTCGTCGCTTCAGGCCCGCTTGTTTCCTGGTCTCGCCATCAACATTCAACGCAGTAATG GCTTAGTTCACAGTGCCTGTGTAAGGACTGTGAATTTGGACAAAGCCTGTGTTTCGGTGGAATGGACAGAAGGAGGTGCCACAAAGGGCAAAGAG ATTGATTTTGATGATGTGGCGGCAATAAACCCAGAACTTTTACAGCCTCTTCCCTTACACCCGAAGGACAATCTGCCCCTGCAGGAGAATGTAACGGTTCAG aaacaaaaacgCCGATCAGTCAACTCCAAAATTCCCGCTCCAAAGGAAG GTCTCCGAAGCCGCTCCACTCGCATGTCCACTGTCCCAGAGGTTCGCATCACCACTCAGGAGAATGATATGGAGGTGGAGCTGCCTGCGCCTGCAAATTCCCGCAAGCAGTTTTCAGTTCCCA tTCGGAGGAAATCATGTAttgtgaaggaaatggaaaaaatgaagagCAAGCGAGAAGAGAAGCGGGCCCAGAACTCTGAAATGAGAGTAAAGCGAGCTCAG GAGTATGACAACACCTTTCCAAACTGGGAATTTGCCCGGATGATAAAAGAATTTCGGGCTACTTTGGATTGTCATCCTCTTACTCTGACTGATCCT ACTGAAGAGCACAGGATATGTGTTTGTGTTAGGAAACGCCCGCTGAATAAACAAG AATTGACCAAGAAAGAAATTGATGTCATTTCCATTCCTAGCAAGTGTCTCCTCTTTGTACATGAGCCCAAGTTAAAAGTGGACTTAACAAAGTATCTGGAGAACCAGGCATTCTGCTTTGACTTTGCATTTGATGAAATGGCTTCAAATGAAGTTGTCTATAG ATTCACAGCAAGGCCACTGGTACACACAATTTTTCAAGGCGGAAAAGCAACCTGTTTTGCATATGGCCAGACGGGAAGTGGCAAGACACAT ACTATGGGCGGTGACCTCTCTGGGAAAGCCCAGAATGCATCCAAAGGAATCTACGCGATGGCCT CCCGCGATGTCTTCCTCCTGAAGAATCAGCCCCGCTACCGGAACATGGGTCTGGAAGTCTATGTGACATTCTTCGAGATTTACAACGGGAAG CTGTTCGACCTGCTCAACAAGAAGGCCAAGCTGCGCGTGCTGGAGGACGGCAGGCAGCAGGTGCAGGTGGTGGGGCTGCAGGAACACCTGGTGAGCTGCGCGGACGACGTCATCAAGATGATCGACGTAGGCAGTGCCTGCAG GACCTCTGGGCAGACATTTGCCAACTCCACCTCTTCCCGCTCCCACGCCTGCTTCCAGATTCTTCTTCGAACCAAAGGGAGACTGCATGGCAAGTTCTCTTTGGTGGATCTGGCAGGGAATGAGCGAGGTGCGGACACTTCCAGTGCTGACCGGCAGACCCGCATGGAGGGGGCAGAAATCAACAAAAGTCTCCTGGCTCTGAAG GAGTGCATCAGGGCCCTAGGACAGAACAAGGCTCACACCCCGTTCCGCGAGAGCAAGCTGACACAGGTGCTACGGGACTCCTTTATCGGGGAGAACTCAAGGACCTGCATG ATTGCCATGATCTCACCGGGCATAAGCTCCTGTGAATATACCTTAAACACACTAAGATATGCAGACAG GGTCAAGGAGCTGAGCCCCCACAGTGGGCCCAGTGGGGAGCGGCTAACTCAGATGGAAACAGAAGAGATGGAAGCCAGCTCTAGTGGAGCCCTGATTGCAGGCGAT TTCtctgaggaagaggaggaactGTCTTCTCAGATGTCCAGCTTTAATGAAGCCATGACTCAGATCAGAGAGTTGGAAGAGAGGGCCATGGAAGAGCTCAAGGAGATCATACAG
- the KIF2C gene encoding kinesin-like protein KIF2C isoform X1, which translates to MDSSLQARLFPGLAINIQRSNGLVHSACVRTVNLDKACVSVEWTEGGATKGKEIDFDDVAAINPELLQPLPLHPKDNLPLQENVTVQKQKRRSVNSKIPAPKEGLRSRSTRMSTVPEVRITTQENDMEVELPAPANSRKQFSVPTGPPRPSCPAVAEIPLAIVSAEVEEQVHSIRGSSSANPGNSVRRKSCIVKEMEKMKSKREEKRAQNSEMRVKRAQEYDNTFPNWEFARMIKEFRATLDCHPLTLTDPTEEHRICVCVRKRPLNKQELTKKEIDVISIPSKCLLFVHEPKLKVDLTKYLENQAFCFDFAFDEMASNEVVYRFTARPLVHTIFQGGKATCFAYGQTGSGKTHTMGGDLSGKAQNASKGIYAMASRDVFLLKNQPRYRNMGLEVYVTFFEIYNGKLFDLLNKKAKLRVLEDGRQQVQVVGLQEHLVSCADDVIKMIDVGSACRTSGQTFANSTSSRSHACFQILLRTKGRLHGKFSLVDLAGNERGADTSSADRQTRMEGAEINKSLLALKECIRALGQNKAHTPFRESKLTQVLRDSFIGENSRTCMIAMISPGISSCEYTLNTLRYADRVKELSPHSGPSGERLTQMETEEMEASSSGALIAGDFSEEEEELSSQMSSFNEAMTQIRELEERAMEELKEIIQQGPGWLELSEMTEQPDYDLETFVNKAEAGLAQQAKHFSALQDIIKALRLAMQLEEQASKQLSHKKRP; encoded by the exons ATGGACTCGTCGCTTCAGGCCCGCTTGTTTCCTGGTCTCGCCATCAACATTCAACGCAGTAATG GCTTAGTTCACAGTGCCTGTGTAAGGACTGTGAATTTGGACAAAGCCTGTGTTTCGGTGGAATGGACAGAAGGAGGTGCCACAAAGGGCAAAGAG ATTGATTTTGATGATGTGGCGGCAATAAACCCAGAACTTTTACAGCCTCTTCCCTTACACCCGAAGGACAATCTGCCCCTGCAGGAGAATGTAACGGTTCAG aaacaaaaacgCCGATCAGTCAACTCCAAAATTCCCGCTCCAAAGGAAG GTCTCCGAAGCCGCTCCACTCGCATGTCCACTGTCCCAGAGGTTCGCATCACCACTCAGGAGAATGATATGGAGGTGGAGCTGCCTGCGCCTGCAAATTCCCGCAAGCAGTTTTCAGTTCCCA CTGGTCCCCCTAGGCCCTCCTGCCCTGCAGTAGCTGAAATACCATTGGCGATAGTCAGCGCAGAAGTGGAAGAACAAGTCCATTCCATCCGAGGCAGCTCTTCTGCAAACCCTGGGAATTCAG tTCGGAGGAAATCATGTAttgtgaaggaaatggaaaaaatgaagagCAAGCGAGAAGAGAAGCGGGCCCAGAACTCTGAAATGAGAGTAAAGCGAGCTCAG GAGTATGACAACACCTTTCCAAACTGGGAATTTGCCCGGATGATAAAAGAATTTCGGGCTACTTTGGATTGTCATCCTCTTACTCTGACTGATCCT ACTGAAGAGCACAGGATATGTGTTTGTGTTAGGAAACGCCCGCTGAATAAACAAG AATTGACCAAGAAAGAAATTGATGTCATTTCCATTCCTAGCAAGTGTCTCCTCTTTGTACATGAGCCCAAGTTAAAAGTGGACTTAACAAAGTATCTGGAGAACCAGGCATTCTGCTTTGACTTTGCATTTGATGAAATGGCTTCAAATGAAGTTGTCTATAG ATTCACAGCAAGGCCACTGGTACACACAATTTTTCAAGGCGGAAAAGCAACCTGTTTTGCATATGGCCAGACGGGAAGTGGCAAGACACAT ACTATGGGCGGTGACCTCTCTGGGAAAGCCCAGAATGCATCCAAAGGAATCTACGCGATGGCCT CCCGCGATGTCTTCCTCCTGAAGAATCAGCCCCGCTACCGGAACATGGGTCTGGAAGTCTATGTGACATTCTTCGAGATTTACAACGGGAAG CTGTTCGACCTGCTCAACAAGAAGGCCAAGCTGCGCGTGCTGGAGGACGGCAGGCAGCAGGTGCAGGTGGTGGGGCTGCAGGAACACCTGGTGAGCTGCGCGGACGACGTCATCAAGATGATCGACGTAGGCAGTGCCTGCAG GACCTCTGGGCAGACATTTGCCAACTCCACCTCTTCCCGCTCCCACGCCTGCTTCCAGATTCTTCTTCGAACCAAAGGGAGACTGCATGGCAAGTTCTCTTTGGTGGATCTGGCAGGGAATGAGCGAGGTGCGGACACTTCCAGTGCTGACCGGCAGACCCGCATGGAGGGGGCAGAAATCAACAAAAGTCTCCTGGCTCTGAAG GAGTGCATCAGGGCCCTAGGACAGAACAAGGCTCACACCCCGTTCCGCGAGAGCAAGCTGACACAGGTGCTACGGGACTCCTTTATCGGGGAGAACTCAAGGACCTGCATG ATTGCCATGATCTCACCGGGCATAAGCTCCTGTGAATATACCTTAAACACACTAAGATATGCAGACAG GGTCAAGGAGCTGAGCCCCCACAGTGGGCCCAGTGGGGAGCGGCTAACTCAGATGGAAACAGAAGAGATGGAAGCCAGCTCTAGTGGAGCCCTGATTGCAGGCGAT TTCtctgaggaagaggaggaactGTCTTCTCAGATGTCCAGCTTTAATGAAGCCATGACTCAGATCAGAGAGTTGGAAGAGAGGGCCATGGAAGAGCTCAAGGAGATCATACAG